TGCTGCGGCACCAGCCGGGACAGGTGGGTGGCCGCACCGAGCGCGCCGCGTTCGACCTCGGGCAGCCCGAACTTCGCGTCGTCGGAGGCGACGATCACGTCGGCGTTGCCGACCAGCCCGATACCGCCGCCGACGCAGAAGCCGTTCACCGCCGCGACGACGGGCACCGCGCACTCATACACCGCGCGGAACGCCTCGAAGCAGCCGCGGTTGGCGTCGATGAGCGCGGTGAAGCCCTCGGTGTTCTGCATCTCCTTGATGTCGACGCCGGCGTTGAAGCCGCGGCCCTCGGCCCGCAAGATCACCACGTGGGTGCTGTAGTCGCGCCCGGCGGCGGTGATCGCGTCGGCCAGTTCGAACCAGCCGCGCGACGGAATCGCGTTGACCGGCGGATAGTCCACGGTGACCGAGACGATGCCCGGTTCGGTGACGGCAGAGGTGATGGTCATGGCACTTCCTGGGTCCGGTAGGAAAGCAAGCACTTGCTTGGTACGCTAGCACAGTGACCGACACCCCAGAGATAAACCTCGCGCTCAAGGACCGGGTGGTTCTGGTGACCGGCGGGGTCCGCGGCGTCGGCGCGGGCATCAGTGCGGTGTTCGCCGATCAGGGCGCCACCGTCGTGACGTGCGCCCGCAGGCCGGTCGACGGGCTGCCCTACGAGTTCCACTCCTGCGATGTGCGCGACGACGACGCGGTGGCCGCGATGATCAACGCCGTCACCGAACGCCACGGTCGCCTGGACGTCGTCGTCAACAATGCGGGCGGCTCGCCCTACGTTCTGGCCGCGGAGTCGTCGGCGAAGTTCAGCCGCAAGATCGTCGAGTTGAATCTGCTCGGTCCGCTGTCGGTGTCGACGCATGCCAACGCGGTGATGCAGCAGCAGGACCGGGGCGGGTCGATCATCAACATCGCCAGCGTCAGCGGTCGCAGGCCGACACCGGGCACGGCGCCCTACGGCGCGGCGAAGGCCGGGATCGAAAGCCTCACATCGACGTTGGCCGTCGAGTGGGCACCCAAGGTGCGGATCAACTCGGTCGTGGTCGGCATGGTCGAGACCGAGCAGTCCGAACTGTTCTACGGCGACGCCGACTCGATCGCCGCGATCTCGAAGAACGTGCCGCTGGGCCGACTGGCCAATCCGGCCGACGTCGGCTGGGCAGCAGCGTTTCTGGCGTCGGACGCGGCGTCCTACATCAGCGGGGCGTCGCTCGAGGTACACGGCGGCGGCGAACCACCGCACTACCTGGCCACCACCACCGC
The window above is part of the Mycolicibacterium rutilum genome. Proteins encoded here:
- the echA20 gene encoding (7aS)-7a-methyl-1,5-dioxo-2,3,5,6,7,7a-hexahydro-1H-indene-carboxyl-CoA hydrolase, translated to MTITSAVTEPGIVSVTVDYPPVNAIPSRGWFELADAITAAGRDYSTHVVILRAEGRGFNAGVDIKEMQNTEGFTALIDANRGCFEAFRAVYECAVPVVAAVNGFCVGGGIGLVGNADVIVASDDAKFGLPEVERGALGAATHLSRLVPQHMMRRLFFTAATVSADTLHHFGSVHEVVPRAELDEAALRVARDIAAKDTRVIRAAKEALNFIDVQPVNARYRMEQGFTFELNLAGVSDEHRDAFAGTEKGKQ
- a CDS encoding SDR family oxidoreductase, giving the protein MTDTPEINLALKDRVVLVTGGVRGVGAGISAVFADQGATVVTCARRPVDGLPYEFHSCDVRDDDAVAAMINAVTERHGRLDVVVNNAGGSPYVLAAESSAKFSRKIVELNLLGPLSVSTHANAVMQQQDRGGSIINIASVSGRRPTPGTAPYGAAKAGIESLTSTLAVEWAPKVRINSVVVGMVETEQSELFYGDADSIAAISKNVPLGRLANPADVGWAAAFLASDAASYISGASLEVHGGGEPPHYLATTTADIK